In Methanocaldococcus lauensis, a single genomic region encodes these proteins:
- the endA gene encoding tRNA-intron lyase, with amino-acid sequence MGKKIVGILDGDRVLIFDKNGISKLSSRQYGNVEGNFLILSLVEALYLINLGWLVVKDRDKNIMSFEELYEYAKNIEERLCLKYLVYKDLRIRGYIVKTGLKYGADFRLYEKGANIEKEHSVYLVKVFTEDSSILLNELTGFVRVAHSVRKKLLIAIVDADGDIVYYKMDFVKP; translated from the coding sequence GTGGGAAAAAAAATTGTAGGAATTTTAGATGGAGATAGAGTATTAATTTTTGATAAAAATGGCATATCTAAACTATCATCGAGGCAGTATGGAAATGTTGAGGGAAATTTTTTAATACTGTCATTAGTTGAGGCATTATATTTAATAAATTTGGGATGGTTAGTAGTTAAAGATAGGGATAAAAATATAATGAGTTTTGAAGAACTGTATGAATATGCAAAAAACATTGAAGAGAGATTATGCCTAAAATATTTAGTTTATAAGGATTTAAGAATAAGGGGTTATATTGTAAAAACTGGCTTAAAGTATGGAGCAGATTTTAGACTCTATGAAAAGGGAGCAAATATTGAAAAAGAGCATTCAGTTTATTTAGTTAAAGTTTTTACTGAAGATTCTTCCATACTATTAAATGAACTAACTGGATTTGTTAGAGTTGCCCATTCAGTTAGAAAAAAACTTCTCATAGCAATAGTAGATGCAGATGGGGATATTGTCTATTACAAGATGGATTTTGTAAAACCATAA
- the cfbD gene encoding Ni-sirohydrochlorin a,c-diamide reductive cyclase catalytic subunit, producing MIIHPRPSPIAAAMYQLRDIGVDAIIIHGPSGCCFRTARLLELDGVRVFTSNIDENAIVFGASENLKEVLDYAVEYLKNKLNKEKPLIGIVGTCVSMIIGENLEEFANYEKATVIPVEVHSGFGDNTVGAIKAMESALKLGIIDEDEFKRQKYLLKKATEIEKSRGMAKREYIKPTYEDDTEEVINLLKSMKNKDTKIACVLNAKKETAYLFVHPLIVLNKYFNCVNIANLDENKGLKKIRNDAKNILKRFTPDYITGGLDEYPITGEKVVEILNNLDDIDLIVVSGVPHALPIENLKKDIIKIAISDGPRTYYPIKELYDYAIVEFDAHAKVLGKRDIVKSRFGEILEHELK from the coding sequence ATGATAATACATCCGAGACCTTCTCCTATTGCTGCGGCTATGTATCAACTTAGAGACATTGGAGTTGATGCTATAATTATACACGGACCAAGTGGATGTTGTTTTAGAACTGCGAGGCTGTTAGAGTTAGATGGCGTTAGAGTATTTACAAGTAACATAGATGAAAATGCCATTGTTTTTGGTGCTTCTGAAAATTTAAAAGAGGTTTTAGATTATGCAGTAGAATACTTAAAAAATAAGTTAAATAAAGAAAAGCCTTTAATTGGTATTGTGGGGACTTGTGTTAGTATGATTATTGGAGAAAACTTGGAGGAATTTGCCAACTATGAAAAGGCAACAGTAATTCCTGTAGAAGTTCATAGTGGTTTTGGAGATAATACTGTTGGGGCTATAAAGGCAATGGAATCTGCCCTAAAATTAGGAATAATCGATGAGGATGAATTTAAAAGGCAGAAATATTTATTAAAAAAAGCAACAGAAATTGAAAAAAGTAGAGGAATGGCTAAGAGAGAGTATATAAAACCAACGTATGAAGATGATACTGAGGAAGTTATTAATTTATTAAAATCTATGAAAAATAAAGATACAAAAATAGCTTGTGTATTAAATGCTAAAAAAGAGACTGCCTATTTATTTGTCCATCCTCTAATTGTGTTAAATAAATATTTTAACTGCGTAAATATTGCAAACTTAGATGAAAATAAGGGGCTTAAAAAAATTAGAAATGATGCAAAAAATATATTAAAAAGATTCACTCCAGATTATATTACTGGTGGATTAGATGAGTATCCAATAACTGGAGAAAAAGTTGTTGAGATATTAAATAACTTAGATGATATTGATTTAATAGTAGTTTCTGGAGTTCCTCATGCCTTACCAATTGAAAATTTAAAAAAGGATATTATTAAAATAGCTATAAGTGATGGTCCGAGGACATACTATCCTATAAAAGAACTTTATGACTATGCAATCGTTGAATTTGACGCTCATGCTAAAGTTTTAGGTAAAAGGGATATTGTTAAATCAAGATTTGGAGAAATTTTAGAGCATGAATTAAAATAA